The Paenibacillus dendritiformis region GGACCGGTTTTCTGAACGGGAAAATGGTTGACCTTGTGTCTCCTTTCGCCGATGCGAGCATCAATTTGCCCTTGTTCGGCGGAGATGAGGCTTGCGCAGGCCGGACTCACTCCTATGCGGATAGCGAAATGACGGCCATCCTGGAGGGTTTGGAGCGTTATTGCGGTCTGTCTCCCCGCGGCAAACGAACCGTCGTTCATGACAGTTTCCGCAATGTACAGGACCGGGCGCTCGATCCTCTCCGTGTAGGCGTCCATGCGAAGGAACAGTATGAACGCTCCTGCTTCCCGTTCAAGCCCTTCGATCCCGAACGGCCGATCGATTGGGTATGGGGCTATTCGTTCCTGCAGGAGCGTCCGATTCTCGTACCGGAGCTGCTGGCCTATTACAGTGCGGGCTGCGGACACGGATTCGTCTATGAAACGTCAAATGGCTGCGCGTTGGGCGGCAGTCTGGAGGAAGCGATCTTCTACGGGATGCTGGAAGTGGTGGAGCGCGACTCCTTCCTCATGACCTGGTATGCGCGGCTGCCCCTGCCTCGCCTGGATCTCCGCTCGGTCCCGGACCGGGAATTGAGATGGATGACGGATCGTTTGGAGGCCGTGGCGGGCTATGACGTGTATTTGTATAAGTCGACTATGGAGCATGGCATACCAAGCGTGTGGGCGCTCGCGAAAAACAAGAAAGAGCGGGGCGTGAACCTCATTTGCGCGGCGGGCGCCCATCCAGATCCGATCCGCGCGGCAAAGAGCGCGATCCACGAGGTGGCGGGCATGCTGCTCACGGTCAGCGAGAAATTCGAGGAAAACCGTCAGCAGTATGAACGGATGCTTCTCGATCCATACCAGGTCGTTCAGATGGAGGACCACTCCATGCTGTACGGGTTGAAACAGGCCGAGGAACGGCTCGATTTTCTGCTGAATGACGATCGTCCGATGCAAACGTTCGCCGAAGCGTTTGAACCGAAGGGCTGGAACGCCGATCTGACCGATGATCTGAAGGCCATGTTGGATGTTTTTCGCCACTTGAATCTTGAAGTGATCGTGGTCGACCAGACGACTCCGGAGACGCGCCGCAACGGACTCTATTGCGTGAAAGTACTCATTCCCGGCATGCTGCCGATGACGTTCGGGCAGCATCTCATCCGTGTGACGGGACTGGATAGGGTGCTCAGGGTCCCTGCGGAGCTGTCTTATACGCTGGAGCCCTTGTCGCCCGAGCAGCTTAATCCATATCCGCACCCGTTCCCATAAAGTACGGCTATGGGGCGGTGCGGTTGATGCCAGGGAGGAAAGCGATGAGTCTGATGAATCTGGACGATTTTCTTCACCGTTTGCAATATGATCCGGATAAGGTCAAGCCCTTGGATTGGGAGACGGATTGGGATGACGCGCCACTTCCTTACAAGCTTTATCGCGGCTTGCCGATGTTTCCGCTATCCAGGGAAGTGCCGGCAACGCTCGAAGGCAGGGATACGCCCGGTGTGCCCAGCCTTCGCGATATCGGGCATTTCCTCTACTATGTATACGGGCTTGCCCAATTGACCCAATCCGTCATGGAACGGGATCCATCGGAAGAATCGGGAGGCGTCTTGCAGATGTGCCGGCGCTTCGTTGCTTCCGGAGGCGGGCTATATCCGAGCGAACTGTATCTCTATCTGAAGCTTGGCGAATTGCCTGCCGGCGTATACCATTACGATGCGGCGCATCATCGGTTGGCGTTGCTGCGCGAAGGGAATTTCGATGATTTTTTGACGAGGTCGCTCGGTCATCGCTCTGAGGCGAACGGTTGCTTCGGTGCCGCGTTCGTATCTACCGTTTACTGGAAAAACTTTTACAAATACAATAATTTTGCCTTCCGGCTGCAGGGACTGGACGCCGGCGTTGTGATCGGACAGCTGCTCGAAATCGCGAAACGATTCGGATTTTCGTCTGTCGTGCATTTTCAATTTCTCGATCAAACCATCAATCATCTGCTCGGACTATCGGAACAGGAGGAGAGCGTGTATGCGGTAATCCCGTTATCGACGGAACCCGCGATCCGGTGGGTGGAAAGCGGGAACGAGGAGGAGGACACGGTGTCCGCCTCCGATCTGTGCCGGGAGTTGTCGCCAATCAGTCATGATCACTATGTCAGGTCACGGCGGATCGCAGATTATCCGCTGCTGCTTCAGATGAGTGCTGCGTCCCGACTGGATTCGGCGCGATTGTTTCGTCAGATCCGGTCAGATGAGCAAGCAATCCCGGATCAAGCGCTCACACTGCCTCTGCCGCCTGTAGACCGCTTGTCGTATGATTTGGCGGCGGTGTGCCGCAGCCGGTTCTCGCCCGAGACGGAATTTGTCTTGAAGCCGATCGGTCTCTCACGGCTTGCCGCTCTGCTTCGGGAAGCAACGGCTTCCTTCACGTATCGCAACGACCTGGATGGCCCGCAGGAGCGGGCGGAACCCCGCGTATGCCTGTATGGCTGCTTCTACGGAGTCGAAGACGTTCCGGATGGCGCCTATCGTTACGATGGCGCCTCGCATTCGCTGCGGTCGGTGTGCCTTGGAGATCACCGGCAACGGATGCAGGAGGGAATGTCGGTTCCCAATATCAATTTGTTTCAAGTTCCGCTCTGCTTGCATGTGGCAGGGAAGAGGGGGTTCTTGCAATCGCAGCTCGGCAAGCGGGGATACCGTATACAGCAAATGGAGGCCGGGATGCTCGTACACCGATTATTGCTGGCAGCATCCGCCCTCGGGATGGGAGGCCGTCCGCTTCTCGCGTTTGACGCCAATTCCAGCGATGCGCTTTATCGGACGGCTTCCCGGGATGAGACGGGACTGATTTTCATACCGATCGGTCCCTATCGTCACCGATTGCGATTGGCGGGCAGCTTGAGCCGTTAAAATAAAAGAATCATCGCTAACAACATTGACGCAAACCGTCATGTCGTTAGCGATGAACCCCGCTCTTTCAACCGGATTCCTCTTACCAATGATGGTGATCCCACGGATGATGGCCATGCGCGTGGGGATGGTCCCATGGATGGAACCAATCATGATGGTAGTCGACAGGGCAGCAATCCCACCCGGAAGATAGATAAGAATGAAGGTAGTCATCCATATGCGGATCCCATGGATGCTGCATGAAAGGATGGTTCATGGACGGATAGTGAGCATGCTCCCAGGGGTGAACCATATCGGGGTGCACATGCTCCAGGGGCTGAACCATCGCAGGAAAGTGCACGTTCTCCCCGGGATGAGCCATTACGGCTTGCTGTTCGTCCCCCCAAGGATGACACATTCCGGGATGGTGTCCGTGATGATGAGGAATATGGTGCCAGGTAGAATGGGACTCGTGAAATACGTCATCGCGAGGTCTAATTTGAATATTCGACTGCTCGAGTGCTTGCTCGGACGGATCGGAACCCTGCAAGCCGACCGGTTGAACGTAAGTTTGATGGCATGTCATGGTTGGTTTTCCTCCTAATCTTTTGAGGGGCAATGCATTGTGAACAACCCTCTTCTTGTAAAACTCGCTTTGGAAGCCTTCGCTCGGAATAATTTACAATATGCCGAGATTGGAAAAAGGGCACTTGACCCGATAAAATGGGCAGCTGGAGGAATACTGATGTCGGTTGACAAGAACATGGAGACATTACATGCCGCGTAAAACGCGGCTTTTCGTATGATTAGGCCAATCAGAATTTCTGGTTGGCCTATTTTTGCAGGTATATAAAGATGGCGGTAAGCAATGGTTGCGCATTTTTCAATTGACGCATAAGTGAATAGTGTATATAGTATATATATACAGTAGCCACTCTATTGACGGCAGCGAGGTGAGGGAACCTGAATATCATCATATCCAATGCATCGAACGATCCGATTTACATACAGATTAGGAACCAGATCAGACAGAGCATCCTGAGCGGTGAATTGCGTGCAGGCGACAGCCTCCCTTCCATCAGGCAGCTGGCCAAGGATTTGCAAGTGAGCGTCATTACGACCAAGCGTGCTTATGAAGAGTTGGAGAAAGAGAAGCTAATCGACTCTGTCAAAGGCAAGGGTTGTTTCGTATCGGGAGCAAATAAAGATTTTATTCGGGAGCAGCGCATGAAACAACTTGAAGAAAAAATGATGGAACTCATTCAGGAAAGCAAGGAATTAAGCATGAGTCAACAAGATGTAATCGATCATCTGACTTTATTGTTCGAGGAGGAAGAGGCACCATGAATGCAATAGAATTACGCAATTTAACAAAAACATACTCTCAATTTACTGTCGATAATATATCTTTGGATGTGAAACAAGGCTACATTACCGGTCTGATTGGTCCGAATGGCGTTGGCAAAAGCACATTGATCAAGATGATGCTTGGCATCATTCGTCCTGACTCGGGGAGCATCAAAATACTGGGCACCGATATGCCTAAACAAGAAGTTGACATTAAGCAGCGCATTGGCATTGTGTCGGATGACTGCTTCTATTATGAGCATCTGACGATTCGTGACACGAAGAAGATGATCGCACCTTTCTATAAGAAGTGGAACGAAAAGAAGTTTAACAGCTATCTTGAACAATTCGAGTTGTCCCCCAAGAAGAAGATCGAACAGTTATCCAAGGGGATGAAAGTCAAGTTTTCCCTTGCCGTTGCCTTATCGCATGAAGCAGAGCTCTTAATCATGGATGAACCTACCTCTGGACTGGATCCTGTGTTTCGAAGGGAAATGCTCGATCTGCTTGCGGATATGATGCAGGACGAGAGAAATTCGATTATCTTCTCGACCCATATCACAACGGATCTGGATCGGATTGCCGACTACATTGCTTTCATCAATCGTGGAAAGCTCGTTTTCAATGAAGCAAAAGATGAAGTGCTCGAGAGATACGCCATCGTAAAAGGCGACTCAGAGCTGCTCGATTCGGATATTCGAAACAAATTTGTCGGGATTCGCGAAACGGCTGTTGGCTTTGAGGGTTTAGTAGATAATAGACAGGAGGCTGAACAATTGTTCGGGAATTATGCTGTTTTTGACACACCATCCTTAGAAGACATCATGTATTTCACCGCCAAGGGAGGACGCAAGGGAGGACGCATTTATGCTTAACTTGCTTCGTAAAGACTTCATCGCTTTAAAAAGCTCACTATGGATGAGTCTCATGTATCTTGCTGTATTCAGTGCCGCTTTTATACCAAGTCTTTCATCGTCTATTCACCTTGTGGGTATCTATACCGCTTTCGCCACCCTTAGTCTCGGTACGATGAGCGATATCAAAAACCATAATCATAATTTTCTGGTTACGCTGCCGATTAGCCGCAAGCATATTATTAAAGCCAAATACATAACGGCCATCATTTATACACTTTTTGGAGTTCTTGCTTCTTACGGGATTCACTCTATCGTCAAACTAGCAGTCCCAGAGCTTAACAAGCCAGACTATTCAGTCATGGACATACTGGGCCCAGTAGGCATAGCGCTTGTTCTAGCTTCCATCTATTTGCCGCTTTTTTACGCACTTAGTAAAAAAGGAAACACTATTATTAATGTCGTATTCTTGATAATTCTAATTGCTCTTAGTCAGCCTACGGCTATTTTTATGAATATGATAAACGAGAGAGGCTTCAGCAGTGACCCAACGTTATTTCTAATCCTGATCGGTATCTTACTGTTGTTCATTGCTTCCTATTACGTAACTGTACAGCTGTTCACGAGAAAGGACTTATAGGAGGCCGCGCAGTTGTATGGACAAGGTGATAAAAAAAGGAGAACTCGTCAAATGAAAGATAAAAAATGGATACTTTTGGTGCTGGCCGGATGGTCAACATTAGTCGTGAGTCTGTTCCTAGCTGGTCTTGCCGGTGATGCTGCTAACCAGTTGCTCGGCCTATCAGGAAATTCTCGAACGTTCGTTCAGGGTATTGTAATGAGCGGGCTGGTTGTTCCGATAATTTTGTATTTGTATCCGCATGTCTATAAGATCACTGGTGTTCAATCCAAACCATCAGTATACTCCTGGAAAAGGCTTCCTCACTTTATGACTGGGGTTCTCTTGGCAACTGCACTGGCTTCATTAGGGTTCATCATAGCCAGTTCTCAAGGGTGGGTTGTCATTGAAAAATGGCATACCCCCGATCAGTGGCTAGCTGCGCTGATTACCAATGTTATCGTTGCTTTTCTATATGAAGCTTTACCAGAGGAATTAGGATTGCGAGGCATGCTGTATGATCTCTTACGCCATCGATTCGCGGCTTGGCTAGCTGTTTTATTTCAAATTATTCTATTTATACTTGTCCCTGTTACAGCTACCTGGCTTCAAGTGCTCTGTGGATTTCCTCCCGGAAACACCATTAACGTCTTTTATGTCACATTAATTCTAAGTTTTGGAACATGTTTGCAGCTGCTCCGTCTATGGACCGGGAGTCTCTGGGCGTCGATTGGTTTTCACCTTGCCTACTTAGAAATCATCAGGTTTGTCATCTTCCCGCATAAATATGGCGGACCAATCATAACCTTCCACGAATCAGAGCCTGGACTCGCCTGGTTAATCTCTGTCAGTATGATTATTGTTGGGGGCATCGTTGTTTCACTCGTTATCCTAGGGGCGAAGCGTTTTATACGGAAAAGAGATAATAGGCAGGAGGCCGCACAGTTGTATGGCCAAAGCGATAAATAAAAAAGGAGAGCCCGTGAAATGATAGATACAGAAAAAAAGGGGTAAAATTGTTCATTCGACGCTATTTACAGAATGGTTCACTCCATATAACCAACCAGAATTTAATTCATTTACGGCCTTTTTCGCCGTTACCTTACTCCCATCTGCACTAATGGGTGCAGTCAATGACATCTTTTCTAGAAAATAAATCCATCATGGCTAAAATATAAAAAGTCAGATGGAAGATGTTTGTCGGAGGACAAGAACATATACGCATTTAAAGTCGCGGAAATCGCGGCTTTTTTGTTTTAACGATGTTTCTTGTCCCGGGGAAAGGACAAGAACTTACATCGTTAGCCTGCTGATTTTTATCGATAATTTGCCTTTTATCGTTTTCTTTTACGGATACCCTTAGTAACCTTATCCGTTTTAGAAAAATTTAACACTGTATGATTACCACTCATTAAAAATTGCCCTTTTTAGATAATACACTTGCTTTTTCACGTAATCCTTTTGAATTCTTTAGAAATTGCTCGATTTCATCCATATAACCCGGTATTGTAATCTGTCTCGGAGCGAAGAGACTAATGAAAAATGCCCGCAGATTCGAATTCGCCGTTTGCTTGCTTAACATGGAATGATCGGCATCAGGGAAGACAGCTACGGTCAGCAGCTCGGGTTTTACGATATCGCGATATACCCGCTCCGTATCCTTCACATCGACCTGCAGATCTTCTTCACCCAGAATCAATAGCACGGGCGAATTGAAATTACGGAGATCATCGGTGGCATCCGACAAGAAATTTTTGCTGACAAATGTCCATCTGTCTTTCGACATAAGGCTAGTTTCGCGAGCGATTTTGACATACTCTTCATAGGAAGCATGTTTTTCCAAAAGGTTGCGCACTTGCCGGTCATACGCCTCTTTGTCTTGAATTTCCGCTTCGGAGTACCCATCTTTCTCCATTTCTTTGCGTGTATAGTATTGTCCTTGACTTATCCAATTAATGGCGGGCGATAGAAGAAGGCTAAATGCGAGCGGTTCCTTCTCGGCAAGCTTGGGAATGACCCAGCCTGCCTGGCTTGCCCCCCAAACCCCAACCTGTTTCTCGTCAATCATCGGCTGCTCTTTTGCCCATGCAATGGCCTGACGCGCCTCTTCTACACGATCATCTATACTCTGATGCAACCAGTTGCCTTCAGACCCGTTAATTCCTCTTTTGTTAAGGGACAAAGAGGCGTAACCAAGGGAAGCTAACCGCTCCCAAAGCGGCTTATAGCCATCATCATGGGAGGCGTCAATGGGGCCGTCGCCATGAATAAACAAAACCAATCCCAGCTTGTCCGAGTAGTTTTTAGGCAGTACGAAAGTACCGGTCAACTTGCCCTGGGGCGTCTGGATCTCAACAGCTTGGTCAACCATGTCAAAGCTGTGTTGCTTCAAAATATAAAGTCCTGCACCGCCAATTAACAGGACGATGATCATAATGGCAATCGTTATTTTCTTTTTCATCTTATTTCTCCTTGTGAAAAATTCGTAGTTATTTCAATCTCAGGACCATATAGTTCCATTTCCATTCATCAAATAAAAAATGACTTAGTATACTATTTTCTTGCGAATGAGTATAGAATGATAACTGCTCGTACAGATGCTTGGCCCGCGGGTTTTTACCTGAAACGTGCAAGCTTAGTATATTCAGGCTTGGCTCTGCTTGAACAAACTGCTGTGCCCATTCCAATAGCAATTTTCCAACTCCCTTACTTCGATGATCGGGATGGACAACAACGGCAGCAATATAACATTCTCCAGCTTGCGGTTTATGGTCTAATAACGATAACCCGATGAACAGTTTAAGCAAGTTCCATTTTCCAAAGCTGTTAAAACTTCTCCACGAAGGAAGCTGTTTCTTTTCTTCCTTTATCTCTGAATTCGCATTCCATTTGATAGACAATGTTCCGATAACTTCTCCCTCTTCCAGAGCGACAATCCTTCGACTTGCCGGTTCAGCGGGAATGTGTTCAAGAAGCTTCTCGAAAAAAAGAGCAAGATCTTCATCGCTCATGTTCGTAAGGTGTTGAAATTTCCCGCGAAACCCGTGAACAAGCAGGCGGCCGACCTGTGGATTGTACTTGGCCTGCATCGGTTCAATCGTTATCCGCGCCGCATTCATGATCATATCCTCCTTCGGAATTTGTAACCCGCTCTATTAAGACTTGCAGTTCGTATTGCTATCTCAACGATACACTTTAGGTCAGACCTAAGGTCAAGTGTTTCCATTTAAATGATTAACCCAGTACGAATAAAATGGATGACGTAAATTTATACAGAAAATAGATATAAGAGTCTGCAGCATTGAAATAGTAAATGATTTTATTTACAATATTTGCATATGCCTTTATTTCCACAAACGATAACTGACTTTTGGCGGGTGCAATTTTTGAACGGAGACGTCCTCTATAGTGATGAAGTCTTTACTGTCGCCATCATGCGGTTTTCGCCGAGTTCCAGTCCTCCGTCTCGGAACAAGACTTGGATGACGCTTATGTGGAATTGGATCACTGGGCGGTATTCGGCTCTTTTGAGCACAACCGCCTGGCCAGCGCCGCCAGCATGTACCTGGGAGGACAATGGGCAAATTGCGGATCTCGGCGTACAGACTCTATCAGATAATTAACTTACTTCATGCAACTGAAACCGCATAGAATGCGGTTTTTTTGTTTTATGTCATCAAATCTATCGTTAATTTTTGTGTACAAAATGAACTTTTATAACCTCTGCGATCTCTTATCTATGAAAAGGGGAGTGAACATGAGAGTAAGCCATCTTGTCAAACACGCCCAAAAAGGCAACAAGGAAGCATTATTACAACTCATCATGGCCGATAAGGACGCTTATTATCGTCTTGCCTATGCATACATGGGTAACGAGCATGATGCCATGGATGCGATGGAGGACATGATAGTTGCCCTCTATGAAAAGATTGATCAATTGCAAAATGGCGAAGCATTTTACAGCTGGAGCAAAACCATTCTCGTCAATCGGTGCAAAACATTACTTCTCAAAAAGGAGCGGTTTCTTCCACTGGAAGACGAGCGAGCACCATCACTTGCTGCATTAACCAACGATAATCCATATCGCGATACAGAGTCCGAGATGGACATGCAAGTACTGCTATCTCATCTAAATGCACAGCAGCGGGAAGCGATCGAGCTTCGTTATGTTCATGATCTTCCGTATTAGACGATTACGGACATGACCGGCGCGCCGCTTGGAACAATTAAGTCAAGAATCTCACAGGGAATACTAAAACTGAAAGTCATGATCGGAGGTGATCGCAATGATAACGATCGAGGAGAAGTTACAGGAGCATAAAGAGACCTTGAATCAGATACAGGCTCCGTCAGACCTTGAAGGCAGACTTCGAGATGCGCTTCACAATGTTCCCGCCAAAAAAAGAAACAAGAATAAAGCTCGGGCATGGGTTGCATCAGTTGCCGCTGCGCTCATTCTCATGGTTGGAGTATATGAGTATCCGGCCTTAGCTTATTACGGAAGCAAGTTGTTTAATAGCGTCAGCTTGAACTCTCTCAGCTTTGCTGAAGTGATGGGGCAGGGATTCGGACAAAGGGTAAACAAAAGCACAACGCTTAAGGATGGCACTGTCCTTACCATTAATGGCGTGATTGCGGACGATAATGTATTTCGCATGTATTACACGATTGATCGGCCTGCAGGCACCGAATATACTGACCATGATTTTGTACGTTATATCTTTGAACGAGTGAATGGGTTCTTGACTGATTCAGCTCCGCTAGGAGGAGGCGGCAATCCCGGCAAAAACAAGAGCCAGTTCGTGGGATACATCGAATTCGAGCCAGTCAGTCCATTTTCTCGAACATTAACCCTTACATTCAATGAGTGGCTGGATAATGGGGAGAAGATATCCTATCCGCTCTCCTTCGAGTTTGAAGCGAACAAAGCGATGAAGAGTATCATTAAAGAGGATCTTTCTGAATCCATCGCTGTCGATAAAGGCATGATTCACTATGACTCCATTACGGCTTCGCCAACTTCCACCATCGTGAAGGGGCATTATGAATTAGAGGAATACCCAAGAAGATTTTCAGGAAAAACCAAGCTTTATGTGAATGGAACAGAAGTTGGATTGACTAGAGCAGGGAGAAGTAATCCAGACTTCCAATTGAAATTTAATCCGTTCCCTACAGACAATATTCAGTCCATTGAGCTTGAACTCGTCAATTTTGAAGGGTATCACAAAATACAAGAACCCATCTCGCTTGCGTCACCATCCGATCGATCCATTAAAGTAGGTGATGAAAAGTTATGGATTCGAAGCGTTACGAAAACCGATACAGGCTATGATATCGTCATTGCCAGAAAACAATTTACGTTCTTGGAAACGGACAATTTATCCATACAAGCTAGCGGCAAAGTAATTCCTGTATCATCGATTTCCGAAGAACGACAGTAGGATTTGAAGAACGGCAACATTCTAAGGGAGCAGACGTATTCTTTTAACACAACGGACAAACCGGAGTTCCTGCTGCTGGACGGATTCCATTATATTAAAACCTACAATAAGAAAATTTCGATTCCTGTAGATAGCAAAAAATAAAATCATTCACCCGGAAGATAGACACTTTTGAAAAAGAGTGGGTGTTCTCCGGGTTTTTGTTTAATAAGAAATATAACAATGGATTCAATATAGGAAGTCACCTGAAGCGGGACAAACTTCTTAGGAAAGGAATGATCATTTTGAAAAATATCAGGATACTAAAAATAGGGATGTGTGTCGGGATACTCAGTTTAAGTGTTGCAAATGTAAACCTCTTTACAGGTGAATCATTACAGATAGAAGCAAACGAAAAAACAGAGCAACTCAAACATGCAAATCATGCAGCTCATAGAGAGTTCGCTCAACTTGAGAAAAAGTTTGATGCTCGGCTGGGCGTCTATGCGATCGATACGGGTACAAACCAGACAGTAGCTTATCGACCTAATGAAAGGTTTGCTTATGCATCTACCTACAAAGCTCTGGCTGCAGGAGCTTTGTTACAGCAAAACTCAAATGATCAACTTGACGAAGTTATCACGTATACAAAAGATGATCTAGTTGAATATTCACCTGTTACAGAGAAACATGTAGCTGCCGGGATGACACTTGGAGAAATTGCAGAGGCTGCTGTTCGTTACAGTGATAATACGGCAGGGAACCTTTTATTTAAAGAGCTAGATGGACCTAAAGGATTTGAAAAAGCGCTCAGACAAATTGGTGATCGGGTTACTCAGGCAGATCGTTTTGAAACAGAGTTAAACGAAGCTATTCCTGGTGACATTCGTGATACAAGTACAGCCAAAGCACTTGCTACCGATCTTAAGGCTTTCACAGTCGGAAATGCGCTCCCGGCTGACAAACGTAAAATACTTACGGATTGGATGCGTGGAAATGCTACAGGAGACAAACTCATCCGCGGTGGCGTACCAACAGACTGGGAAGTTGGTGATAAGTCAGGAGCCGGGAGCTACGGAACACGAAATGATATAGCTATCGTTTGGCCACCGAATAGTGCACCTATTATCATCGCGATTCTGTCCAGCCGAGATAAGAAAGATGCTACCTATAATAATGAACTGATTGCACAGGCGGCTAAGGTTACAATGAATGCTTTCACTTCCACCGCTTCTTATTCACTATAAAGATGGCAAATTTTATTGCATCGAACAGAGGGAAGTATTAGCTGTACTCAAACAACGTAAAGTAAATGCTTATCCAACTGTAATTATCTTGAAGGAAACTAAGTCGCCCAATTGGCGACTTGCAACGCTAACAAATGCGCGAGCATCTGAAGCGGGAGCTTCCGCTTGGGTTCATGCCGAAGACGGCGGGAATGAAATGCTGTTTCCCAATGAAGAATTTCAGGTATATGATAATC contains the following coding sequences:
- a CDS encoding DUF4179 domain-containing protein; this encodes MITIEEKLQEHKETLNQIQAPSDLEGRLRDALHNVPAKKRNKNKARAWVASVAAALILMVGVYEYPALAYYGSKLFNSVSLNSLSFAEVMGQGFGQRVNKSTTLKDGTVLTINGVIADDNVFRMYYTIDRPAGTEYTDHDFVRYIFERVNGFLTDSAPLGGGGNPGKNKSQFVGYIEFEPVSPFSRTLTLTFNEWLDNGEKISYPLSFEFEANKAMKSIIKEDLSESIAVDKGMIHYDSITASPTSTIVKGHYELEEYPRRFSGKTKLYVNGTEVGLTRAGRSNPDFQLKFNPFPTDNIQSIELELVNFEGYHKIQEPISLASPSDRSIKVGDEKLWIRSVTKTDTGYDIVIARKQFTFLETDNLSIQASGKVIPVSSISEERQ
- the bla gene encoding class A beta-lactamase: MIILKNIRILKIGMCVGILSLSVANVNLFTGESLQIEANEKTEQLKHANHAAHREFAQLEKKFDARLGVYAIDTGTNQTVAYRPNERFAYASTYKALAAGALLQQNSNDQLDEVITYTKDDLVEYSPVTEKHVAAGMTLGEIAEAAVRYSDNTAGNLLFKELDGPKGFEKALRQIGDRVTQADRFETELNEAIPGDIRDTSTAKALATDLKAFTVGNALPADKRKILTDWMRGNATGDKLIRGGVPTDWEVGDKSGAGSYGTRNDIAIVWPPNSAPIIIAILSSRDKKDATYNNELIAQAAKVTMNAFTSTASYSL